Proteins from one Staphylococcus sp. IVB6214 genomic window:
- a CDS encoding PTS sugar transporter subunit IIB has translation MKILVVCGHGLGSSFMVEMNVQEALKQLQAPSDIQVEHSDIMTASPEMADLFICGRDLEENAQRLGEVIVLDNILDKVELQGKLEEKLQSMNVL, from the coding sequence ATGTGGACACGGTTTAGGAAGTAGCTTTATGGTTGAGATGAACGTACAGGAGGCTTTAAAACAATTACAAGCACCTTCAGATATTCAAGTTGAACACAGTGATATTATGACGGCAAGTCCTGAAATGGCAGACTTATTCATCTGTGGACGTGACTTAGAAGAAAATGCGCAACGTCTTGGAGAAGTCATCGTATTGGATAATATTTTAGACAAAGTAGAATTACAAGGTAAGTTAGAAGAGAAGCTTCAATCAATGAACGTATTGTAA
- a CDS encoding PTS ascorbate transporter subunit IIC: MNSVLGFFVDVFSQPAILVALIAFVGLVVQKKSAADITSGTIKTILGFLVLSAGAGVVTNSLEPFGQMFQEAFGVQGVVPNNEAIISIALKEYGTTAALIMMFGMLVNILIARFTNLKYIFLTGHHTFYMAAFLAILLTVGNITGTLTVVLGSLILGLIMAVLPALGQSTMTKITGSNQVAIGHFGTVSYWAAGEVGKLFAGKSKSTEDIKFPKGLSFLRESTISISLTMIVLYIIAALFAGPQYVHTELSDGTNFIVFSVIQGVTFAAGVFIILTGVRLILAEIVPAFKGISEKLVPNTKPALDCPIVFPYAQNAVLIGFFVSFITGVIGMFIMFLLGGVVILPGVVPHFFLGATAGVFGNARGGIKGAVAGSALNGLLITFLPLLFIPFMGELGSAATTFSDTDFLAVGIIVGYITKYLGTIGIAALIAIVAVLAVMFQKRSDDKYAQEK; encoded by the coding sequence ATGAATTCAGTATTAGGATTTTTCGTCGATGTTTTTAGCCAACCCGCAATTCTCGTCGCATTAATCGCATTTGTCGGATTGGTTGTCCAAAAGAAATCAGCAGCAGATATTACGTCAGGTACGATTAAAACGATTTTGGGATTCCTTGTATTAAGTGCCGGTGCAGGTGTCGTTACGAACTCTTTGGAGCCATTTGGTCAGATGTTTCAGGAAGCATTTGGTGTACAAGGGGTTGTTCCTAACAACGAAGCGATTATCTCTATCGCATTGAAAGAATATGGTACGACAGCAGCGCTGATTATGATGTTCGGGATGCTTGTAAACATCTTAATCGCACGTTTTACAAACCTTAAGTATATTTTCTTAACAGGGCATCATACATTTTATATGGCAGCATTCTTAGCGATATTGCTTACAGTAGGTAATATCACAGGTACATTAACAGTTGTCTTAGGTTCATTGATTTTAGGCTTGATCATGGCAGTGTTACCAGCATTAGGTCAGTCTACAATGACAAAAATTACTGGATCAAATCAAGTGGCAATCGGTCACTTTGGTACAGTCAGCTATTGGGCTGCAGGTGAAGTTGGGAAGCTGTTTGCAGGAAAATCAAAATCTACAGAAGACATTAAGTTTCCTAAAGGATTAAGCTTTTTACGAGAAAGTACAATTAGTATTTCATTAACAATGATCGTTCTATACATCATCGCAGCATTATTCGCAGGTCCTCAGTATGTTCATACAGAGTTAAGCGATGGTACAAACTTCATCGTATTCTCAGTCATTCAAGGTGTTACATTCGCAGCAGGTGTATTCATTATCTTGACAGGTGTACGCTTGATTTTAGCAGAAATTGTTCCAGCATTTAAAGGTATTTCTGAAAAACTCGTACCAAATACAAAACCAGCTTTAGACTGTCCGATTGTCTTCCCATATGCGCAAAACGCTGTGCTTATTGGATTCTTTGTAAGTTTCATCACAGGTGTTATTGGCATGTTCATCATGTTCTTACTTGGTGGCGTTGTGATTCTACCTGGTGTTGTGCCACACTTCTTCTTAGGTGCCACAGCAGGTGTGTTCGGTAATGCACGTGGTGGTATCAAAGGTGCAGTGGCAGGTTCAGCGCTTAACGGCTTGTTGATCACATTCTTGCCATTATTGTTCATTCCATTCATGGGTGAGCTAGGTTCAGCGGCAACAACATTCTCAGATACAGATTTCTTGGCAGTGGGTATCATTGTT